The following nucleotide sequence is from Microbacterium arborescens.
CTCGGCCTCGTCGAAGCTCGCGGGCGTCAGGTCGAGGCTGGATCGGTAGTGAGCGGCCCCGAGGGCGTACCTCACCACCTGAGGGTCACGCCCACGCAGCACATCTTCGGCGAGCAGGAAGTTGCCGAGTGACTTCGACATCTTCTGATCGCCGACGGTCACGAGGCCGTTGTGCACCCAGTACCGGGCGAAGGCGTCGCCCGCTGCGGTCGACTGCGCCAGCTCGTTCTCGTGGTGCGGGAAGCGCAGGTCGAGGCCGCCGCCGTGGATGTCGAACTCGCCGCCGAGGTAGCGCCGGCTCATCGCCGAGCACTCGATGTGCCATCCGGGACGGCCCGTCCCCCAGGGCGAGCTCCAGCCGGCATCCGACGGCTCCTCGGGCTTCGCGGCCTTCCACAGGGCGAAGTCGCGAGGATCCCGCTTGCCCCGCGGATCGGCGTCGGTCGCGGCCTCCATCGCATCGAGCGACTGGCGCGTCAGCGACCCGTACTCGGGCCACGAGCGCACGTCGAAGTACACGTCGCCCGAACCGTCGGGCGCCGCGTAGGCGTGACCGCGTTCGATCAAAGTCTCGATGAGCTCGATCATCTGCGGAACGGACGCCGTCGCGCGCGGCTCGTACGTGGGGGGCAGCACCCCGACAGCCGCGTAAGCACGCGTGAACTCGAGCTCGATCCGATACGCCAGCGCCCACCAGGGCTCCGTGTCCGTCGCGTTCGCGAGGATCTTGTCGTCGATGTCGGTCACGTTGCGCACGAACGTCACACGCCCGTGACGGTGCTCGAGCCAACGGCGCAGGATGTCGAACCCGACGGCTGCCCGCACATGACCGATGTGCGGGC
It contains:
- the cysS gene encoding cysteine--tRNA ligase, which produces MTVRLYDTRAQALRDFAPRDPSNVTVYVCGPTVQSGPHIGHVRAAVGFDILRRWLEHRHGRVTFVRNVTDIDDKILANATDTEPWWALAYRIELEFTRAYAAVGVLPPTYEPRATASVPQMIELIETLIERGHAYAAPDGSGDVYFDVRSWPEYGSLTRQSLDAMEAATDADPRGKRDPRDFALWKAAKPEEPSDAGWSSPWGTGRPGWHIECSAMSRRYLGGEFDIHGGGLDLRFPHHENELAQSTAAGDAFARYWVHNGLVTVGDQKMSKSLGNFLLAEDVLRGRDPQVVRYALGAAHYRSSLDLTPASFDEAEAALGRIQSFRQRADRMVPEASAARGDLPAAFAAAMDDDLAVPQALAVLHETVRAGNTALDEGDREAVAGAVTAVDGMLRVLGLDAADRARGDDAGTIALDALVRTMIDQRAEARASKDWATADRIRDAIAAAGIVLEDGPEGTHWSVNRG